The Paenibacillus spongiae nucleotide sequence TTTGATATAGAGATTTGGTTTACCATTCTTGCTGGTTACAATCTGGTAGTGTTCGCGATTCCTTGCTTCAGAACGAATCCGATCGTACAGCATGGGCTTGTGGATTTGAAAGTAATTCCTATTGCGGTTAAATCGTTGTTCCAGCGTCTGCTTGTCCTGCCCCAGATCAGTCTCCAATTGCTTAAGTACGGGTATTAACTCGTATGTCATGCAATCACTGGCACCAATGTAGTCTTCCTGGTCCATACTGCGATTCATATCCTGAAAGGTATCGTTGATATCCGTTATTGCGCGTGCAATACAAGGCTGCAGAGCAAATCGGAAATCATATTCATTCAGACTATTGTTAACGTGTGTTAATGTTCTGTAGAGATCATCGATACCATCGATGACATAGCCAAATTGTTCCCACTCTTGTGCGGCTAGAGGTTCTTGGATTACATCAGCGATATTCGTGCAAGCTCCGACTAGGTCAGGTAAAAAGTTTTTTATATCAGCTAAGACCCTATTAACGGCATCAACCTGTTGATCCATCTGTCCGTCCCCTCTCGTACCTACTCTATATATCGGATATTTGCCTAAATAAATTAATAAAGTCCATCAGAATTGTCTCTGACGGACTCTTGTAATATATTCCAATTAACCTAATGAAATAACTTTCAGTCTATCTATTCTCGCAATCGCTTCTTCATAATACGCCTGCAAATGAATATTCGTATCTACCATTCGATCGATCAGTTTACCCAGCACCTCAACGAACATCTTCGCCTTATTTTGAATGTTCTTCTCCTCGGCTAGCTCAGGCAGTTTGCGGTCAAATTCATGTACATCTCCGCCGATGGTATAGGTATATATAGCCTCAAAAAGCTTGCTGCAGACGATTATGCCCCATTGATCTTCAATATCAGCCATTGCTTGCAGGCATTGATCCGGATCGGTCTGTCCAAGACCGGGCAGTGTATCCAATTGTGTCTTGACTTCCTGTATGACTTTATCGATATCATTCGTCAATACAGGCAGCTCCCGCAGTCTTGCTTCAACCTCCTGCTTTCTCGAGCGATCATACGTATCGCCCTGGTCGCTTAGTATTTGTTTTATCAGCTCATCAACACGCGGCCGACTGCTTAATCGTTCCAATACGCTGCTCATCGGTTCAAATCGCGTATGCTCAATCTTTGCCCCCAATTGACTCGCATTAACAAATTGCACATCGGCAGTCCGTTGTATTTCTTCCTCGATATTTGCCAGAGTAATCTGCATTCGCACATCCGTTCTATTTTTGCCGCTTTGCACATTATCTACCGACATGTTTGCCTTGTTGACGACTTCGCTTTTATGCTCGCTGCTGACATGCTTCGCTCCGGTTGCATACATGCTGCTGGTAGGATAGGACAGATCTTGTCCCGTAAAGATAATCTCTGTACAGCCTAAATAAGCTGCAATTTGAATACATGTTCCGGTTACGGAAAAATGGGAACGGAATAAAGGATCCGTTTCTACGGTTCCCATCAAATAATTGGTTATAGCATCGCTGTAGAAGAATGCATGCATCGTATTGCTCATCTGTAAATCAACAATTCGATAGTCCACTTGCGGTATATAGACGAAAGGAATATCGCTGCGGTCGATAGGCTTGAATGCATCATAGTTAGAATCGCTTCCATCCATTGAAACCACGAGATGAGGCTTTATTCCGTAATGCTGTAACGACTGAATCGAAGTGCCTGCAGCTATAATGAGCGCGTAATCCTTTACTTTCTTTAACCATTCGACATCCCTTTCCAATGAAGGGCCCGCACCTACTATGACGGCGGACGTTCCGCTCAGCGACTGGTATTTATTCGATAGTGACGGCGTATTTAAGTTTGCAGCAAGGTTATATAGAACATTCTTCGTATGCTGCAGTCCGCGTTCTTTCATCGTGCTTATATTCGATACATAGGACCAGGCGACTTGATGAATCAAATCTTTTAAGATAATTTTATCGTCGGAATATAAACGATTATAAATCGGGATACTCACTTCGCTCACTTTGCTGTCGTTTAAAGTATAAAACCCTTTTATAATATCTTCTAACCTGCCTCTTCTCACGCCAACTTCCATTGCATGTACATTGGCTTCCTTAAACAACGCTTCCAAATTTACCGCATGCATTGCGGCAAGCAGAATCTGCTCATCCGGCTCAACGACAACGACCTTTACATCTGGATGCTGCCGTGAGAACGTTGACAAATGATACCCGAGCCCAAGACCATACATGAGAATTTGCCTTCTCCCTGTTCCTTTGCTTGTCTCAGATTCCGCCCAACGTACAACCTCATACATTGGATTGTATGTACTATATAACGCTACGGATGCGTTACCGCTTCGTATATGCAGATTAGGCGTTCCATCCTTAGCGGGAATCAATTGATAATTTAACTGATCCCAAACAAGACCCGCGATTTGCTTGTATACCTCCGGGTGGGCCGATTGAAAGTAGGCCGCATTAACCTCGAAACGCCGTTTCATCGCCTCATTTTCTTCCCCTAGACTAATAGATAGCCCTTGAATGAGGGGAATAAACTCATGCTTGATGATATCGCCAACGGCCACATGCATTTCACGGTCAACATAATCGTTTAATAAGGAGAACTTCTCTTCAATTGTTCCCACCGTATGATGAATGATGGGCTGTATGCCGAAATCGACTGCAGCGTCCTGCAGTCCATTATCCACGGTACGCAGCACTTTATATAGATCATCCAATCCAGCGACTACCTGGCCGAATACCGACCACGCCTGCTCGGTCAACTTATCATAGAATAAATCGGATATCGATCCGCATGCTCTCTGCAATCGAGGCAAAAACGCTTTAATCTCCTCTATGGTTTCAAATAGATCATGTAGCTCTTCGCGCATTCGTTTTCACACCCTTATACAATGTCGATAAGCATTATATCGGATAATCCCGGTCATTTAATAAGAAAAACTGCTAGGAATAATAACCCAGCAGTCTCTTTTGACAGTATCTATTCTTTGCGGTCTATGAAGTAACTTTCGGATGCGGATGCCTGCTCATACCTGCTCTTCTGCATCTGCGATGCCTGAAGCTTGGCAAGTCCTTGGGATGCTTCTTCCTTCAGGTATTCCATTCGTTGTACGATTACGTAATCGTACTCTCCGATTTTCTGAAGCAATTCTTTCTCGGTCTTTGATAAAGAACTACCGCTGCCGTTAAGCTGACCGATGACTTCATCACGAAGCTCGAGCAGTACATTCAGCTCCTCCTCATTGATCTCATCGATTTGATCAGACGTCCTCTTCGTTACATTCAATAAGTGCGTGATAAGCTCAACCATATCAAATGGAATCCACAGCTGCTTGATGGTTTCCTGCCGTTCCGTTGGAAACCTGCTTCCAGGTTCCAAGCAGATCCATCAGATGCGCCACAACTTCCTCAGCAATTGTCGCATTCTTCTTCACATTAGCCTGAATCAGACAATGTAACATATATTCATATATTTTAACTAAATCATTCGATATTGGATAATTGAAATTAAGTGATGCGATTAATTCATTAATAATGGCTTGAGCTTTTAAGAAATTCGTATTAGCCGCATCATATTTACGGTTATGGACAGCATCAATACCCAACTTCGTAAATCTTATAGCGCCTTCGTAGAGCATAATGATCAACTTGCCGCCATTTGCTGTCTGAACGGATGATTGCTGGTAAATTTGATATGGTGAGTTTACCACATTCTACACCCCTTTAATTACTTATAGACTCGACAATGATGATGATTGTGAATTAAATTTGTTAATTGCCGTTTCCATCGCAGTAAACTGTTTGTAATATTGTTTTTCAAGCATATTGAGACGTGTCAGCATCGCACTCTCACGCTTTTTCATCTGCTCAATTTCCTTGCCTATCGATGAATCCTTTTGGAAGGACATCGTTAAGTCGGTACTAACGAGAGATGTGCCCGCTTTTTTGGAAAGGTCCGTTAAGGCATCCATGGAAGACTTCGACATTTGCCTGAATACGCCTTTATCCGGATTCATGAAGAGATCGGTAACTTGATCCGGATTCGACTCCAACGCGCTGCGCAGCTTATTCTCATCGAGAATGAGTTTACCCTTCTCCGTGTAACTCCCCGTCGTAATTCCGATCGATAGTCTGTTACCGGAGCCGTCATCGATTCCGCCAATCAACGAGGTGGCCGAGAGACGAAGCTCCGTCGCCAGCTTGGTAAGCGTGTTATCGTTCCTTAGCGTACCGTTCCGTGCCTTCTCTTCCCAACGCTTGATATCATCGTCCGTCATTTCTTTCTTTTCTTCACTTGTCAACGGCATATAATTGCGATTGTTCACTTCCGAAAGTTCCGTATTAAGCGCGCCGATCAAGCTGTTATAATCCGCAACAAAGGATTTGATGGTGTCGATGATCTTATTCGTATCCTGTACGGCTGTAATCATAGTCGGACTGCCCGCTGCCGTTTCGGCTTTTACGGTAAAATCGACGCCATTTACCGTGAAGCGGTTGGTGGAGCTCGTGTAATTAATTCCATTAACCGTTACGCTGGCATCCGATCCAGCCGTTATCGTCTGCTTCGTGACAGCTGGAGTCGGAACGGTTGGCGGATTGGTTGGTTCCACAGCTGGAGGAAAGTTTCCAATACTTAGTCCATTGGCGCCTGTCTGCGTTGCCGCCAGCGATAGCTTGCCTGATGCTGCATCGAAAACAGCTGTTGCCTTTAGCATACTGCTGGAATTATTAACCGCATTTGCCAAGTCGGCCAATTTGGCGTCCTTGTTTATGGCTATCGTTTTTCCGTTAATCGTGGCAAGTACATTGCCTGTCGGCTGTGGACCGCTACCTTCATCCTTCATCTCCAATGTAAATCCCAATTCCTCAAGTGTTTTCGAAGGATCCGCGAACGTATAAACATCATTAGCAGCTTTCGCTACGGATGTAACCTGAACGGACAACGTTCCGGAAGCAGTCGAATTCGTAGCGTTAACGGTCAACGCGTTCGTGTCCCCACTAACTTGCGAGGTTTTCGCCTTCATCACATTCGATACGTTATAAGTGGATAGCTTATTATTTCTAAAATCCACGATCTTCGTGCTCATCGTACGAAAATCCTCTTGCTTCCATTCTACCTTAACGCGATTCTTGATCATCTTGTCATAAGAAGATCGCCGGGCTTTCATAAGCTCCTTGACCATCGCATCGACATCCATGCCGGAAGCTAATCCAGAGAGTCTCATTTTACATCCTCCTTCCTATACCTTCTCATCGATCATCATGCCTGTTAATTCAATAAGCCTGGCGGCGGCATCCAACAATTTCTCTTCGGGAAATTGTCTAATCACTTCACCGCTTGCCTTATCCTTGATTTTGTACACGACTTGGTTCGTTTCCTTATGGACAGATCGCTCAACCGTTGTTTCCGGTCCTTGAATAGCCTGCAAGATACGCTCAAGACTTTTTTTCAACTGCGGTCGATCGATGGACTCGTTATTGGTACTGGTATTACTACTATTCTTATTCTCAATTACTGCTTCATTCCGCGAGCCGATGTGTGTACTCCCGTCTGTCATATAGCCTGTCGTGGTGTTTACTGATGAAATATTCATCATCGTCGTTCCACCTCATCATGAGTTCTTATTAATAGTATCGGACTAACGGAGCTCCATTGTTAGTCTCGATCATAAGAAACATACATAATTTCAATATTGAAAGAAAAGAGACCTTGGGAATCCCAAGATCTCTTTCTGAGCAACCGAGAATTAACGGAGCAAGGACAATACGCCTTGTGGCTGCGAGTTAGCTTGCGCGAGCATCGCTTGGGAAGCTTGCAGAAGGATGTTTTCCTTCGTAAGCTTAACCATTTGGCTTGCCATATCTGTATCGCGGATACGCGACTCAGATGCAGTAAGGTTCTCAACTGTCGTTCCAAGGTTGTTCGAAGTGTATTCAAGACGGTTTTGCTTCGCACCCAGAGTCGCACGCTGCGTCGAAACAGCCTTGATCGCAACTTCGATACTCGAGAGAGCGCCAGTCGTTCCGGAAGCTTTGAAAGCAGATGCTTTGCCAACGAAAGCAGTCGTCACGATACCAGAAATCGTAATTTGTTGTGTGCTGTCGTCTGCCTGGATGTTAATCGTACCCGTGTTGATATTGATGCCGTTGAACGTTGTCGAGCTCATGATGCTGTCGATTTGGTCCGTTAGTTCTGTCAGTTCCAAATCAATGTTGCCTTTATCCGAAGAGGAGTAAGTGCCGTTCGCTTTTTGAACAACGAGTTCTTTAATACGGCTCAGCATAGCGCTTACTTCGTTCATTGCGCCCTCAGCTGTTTGTACGAAGGAAACCCCGTCTTGAACGTTCTTTTGAGCTTGCTCGAGACCGCGGATTTGACCGCGCATTTTCTCGGAAACCGCAAGACCTGCAGCATCGTCGGCAGCACGGTTAATACGAAGACCGGAAGACAGTTTCTCCATGGACTTACCTGCAGCAGCATTGTTCAAACCCATGTTGCGGTGGGTGTTAAGAGCCGTAATATTGTGGTTAATACGCATTGTAAAATTCCTCCCTGAATGGTTGTATGATCCCACATCCGTGTGGTATACCGGCTAGAGGTCGGCCGCCCTTTGCCGGTTATGTAACTTATATCGGGAAGGAATAGGACATTGTTTATAGCTCATCGCTATTTTTTTTAATTTGTTTAAATTGATTTTGAAGCTGCTCAAGACCGGTTATTGAAGCTGCGGACTCCCGGTTCGTTTCCTTGACCATCGTATAGATTTCCTTACGCAATATTTCGATATCCTTGGGAGCGTTTATACCGATCTTAACGGTATCCGCCGTTACTTCCAGAATCGTAATTTCAATATTGTCCTGAAGAATAACCGACTCGCCTTTCTTGCGCGATAGTACAAGCATGTGCGACTCCCTTCTTAGAGCTGCTTCGAGGCAGCGAACAATGGATGTCTCGTCGAATAGGCTGTCTTGCTTAGCACAACCTGTTTCGCAAGCTTGGAGCTTCTATTCATGATAACGGGCGCTA carries:
- a CDS encoding motility associated factor glycosyltransferase family protein, which encodes MPRLQRACGSISDLFYDKLTEQAWSVFGQVVAGLDDLYKVLRTVDNGLQDAAVDFGIQPIIHHTVGTIEEKFSLLNDYVDREMHVAVGDIIKHEFIPLIQGLSISLGEENEAMKRRFEVNAAYFQSAHPEVYKQIAGLVWDQLNYQLIPAKDGTPNLHIRSGNASVALYSTYNPMYEVVRWAESETSKGTGRRQILMYGLGLGYHLSTFSRQHPDVKVVVVEPDEQILLAAMHAVNLEALFKEANVHAMEVGVRRGRLEDIIKGFYTLNDSKVSEVSIPIYNRLYSDDKIILKDLIHQVAWSYVSNISTMKERGLQHTKNVLYNLAANLNTPSLSNKYQSLSGTSAVIVGAGPSLERDVEWLKKVKDYALIIAAGTSIQSLQHYGIKPHLVVSMDGSDSNYDAFKPIDRSDIPFVYIPQVDYRIVDLQMSNTMHAFFYSDAITNYLMGTVETDPLFRSHFSVTGTCIQIAAYLGCTEIIFTGQDLSYPTSSMYATGAKHVSSEHKSEVVNKANMSVDNVQSGKNRTDVRMQITLANIEEEIQRTADVQFVNASQLGAKIEHTRFEPMSSVLERLSSRPRVDELIKQILSDQGDTYDRSRKQEVEARLRELPVLTNDIDKVIQEVKTQLDTLPGLGQTDPDQCLQAMADIEDQWGIIVCSKLFEAIYTYTIGGDVHEFDRKLPELAEEKNIQNKAKMFVEVLGKLIDRMVDTNIHLQAYYEEAIARIDRLKVISLG
- the fliS gene encoding flagellar export chaperone FliS, with the protein product MVNSPYQIYQQSSVQTANGGKLIIMLYEGAIRFTKLGIDAVHNRKYDAANTNFLKAQAIINELIASLNFNYPISNDLVKIYEYMLHCLIQANVKKNATIAEEVVAHLMDLLGTWKQVSNGTAGNHQAAVDSI
- the fliD gene encoding flagellar filament capping protein FliD; this translates as MRLSGLASGMDVDAMVKELMKARRSSYDKMIKNRVKVEWKQEDFRTMSTKIVDFRNNKLSTYNVSNVMKAKTSQVSGDTNALTVNATNSTASGTLSVQVTSVAKAANDVYTFADPSKTLEELGFTLEMKDEGSGPQPTGNVLATINGKTIAINKDAKLADLANAVNNSSSMLKATAVFDAASGKLSLAATQTGANGLSIGNFPPAVEPTNPPTVPTPAVTKQTITAGSDASVTVNGINYTSSTNRFTVNGVDFTVKAETAAGSPTMITAVQDTNKIIDTIKSFVADYNSLIGALNTELSEVNNRNYMPLTSEEKKEMTDDDIKRWEEKARNGTLRNDNTLTKLATELRLSATSLIGGIDDGSGNRLSIGITTGSYTEKGKLILDENKLRSALESNPDQVTDLFMNPDKGVFRQMSKSSMDALTDLSKKAGTSLVSTDLTMSFQKDSSIGKEIEQMKKRESAMLTRLNMLEKQYYKQFTAMETAINKFNSQSSSLSSL
- a CDS encoding flagellar protein FlaG; amino-acid sequence: MMNISSVNTTTGYMTDGSTHIGSRNEAVIENKNSSNTSTNNESIDRPQLKKSLERILQAIQGPETTVERSVHKETNQVVYKIKDKASGEVIRQFPEEKLLDAAARLIELTGMMIDEKV
- a CDS encoding flagellin N-terminal helical domain-containing protein; translated protein: MRINHNITALNTHRNMGLNNAAAGKSMEKLSSGLRINRAADDAAGLAVSEKMRGQIRGLEQAQKNVQDGVSFVQTAEGAMNEVSAMLSRIKELVVQKANGTYSSSDKGNIDLELTELTDQIDSIMSSTTFNGININTGTINIQADDSTQQITISGIVTTAFVGKASAFKASGTTGALSSIEVAIKAVSTQRATLGAKQNRLEYTSNNLGTTVENLTASESRIRDTDMASQMVKLTKENILLQASQAMLAQANSQPQGVLSLLR
- the csrA gene encoding carbon storage regulator CsrA, which codes for MLVLSRKKGESVILQDNIEITILEVTADTVKIGINAPKDIEILRKEIYTMVKETNRESAASITGLEQLQNQFKQIKKNSDEL